Proteins from one Dysgonomonas sp. HDW5A genomic window:
- a CDS encoding aminopeptidase C, translating to MKKLFVASVALLMAVSAWAQKDSTASSGYQFSVVKQNPITSIKNQGSSGTCWSFSGVGFLESELLRMGKGEQDLSEMYIVRRNYEDKAVKYIRLNGSLNFAQGGSFADVIETINEYGVVPDAAMPGLSYGETGHKHGEMADGLTGYINGVMKNGNKKLSTAWYNGFTGILDAYLGAKPESFTYKGKNYTPQSFAQELGLNSNNYVSFTSFTHHPFYVPFAVEVPDNWRWALSYNVPLDDMIKIIDNALEKGYTVAWASDVSEIGFSRNGIAVVPDDSAPENIGSDQAHWLGLSATEKTSTIKKKIEQGPVKELAITQELRQKGFDNYETTDDHGMQIFGLVKDQNGTKYYLVKNSWGEAGAYKGIWYASEAFVKYKTISFVVNKEAVPKDIASKLKY from the coding sequence ATGAAAAAACTTTTTGTCGCATCGGTTGCTCTCTTGATGGCTGTATCAGCATGGGCACAAAAAGACAGCACGGCATCATCCGGCTATCAGTTCTCGGTAGTAAAACAGAATCCCATAACTTCTATAAAAAATCAGGGAAGCAGCGGTACATGCTGGTCATTCTCGGGTGTCGGCTTTTTAGAGTCTGAACTATTGAGGATGGGAAAAGGCGAACAAGATCTTTCTGAAATGTATATCGTACGCCGCAATTATGAAGATAAAGCAGTAAAATATATCCGTTTGAACGGAAGCCTTAACTTTGCACAAGGCGGTTCGTTTGCCGATGTTATTGAAACAATTAATGAGTACGGAGTTGTACCTGACGCTGCTATGCCCGGACTCAGCTATGGAGAAACGGGACACAAACACGGCGAAATGGCTGATGGTCTTACCGGATACATCAACGGGGTAATGAAAAACGGTAACAAAAAGCTTTCAACAGCTTGGTACAACGGCTTTACAGGTATCCTTGATGCTTACTTAGGAGCAAAACCTGAGAGCTTCACATACAAAGGAAAAAATTATACTCCTCAAAGCTTTGCTCAGGAGTTAGGCTTAAACAGCAATAACTATGTGTCATTCACATCATTTACACACCATCCGTTTTACGTACCTTTTGCAGTAGAGGTCCCCGACAACTGGCGTTGGGCATTGTCGTACAATGTTCCTTTGGATGATATGATAAAAATCATAGACAACGCCCTCGAAAAAGGCTACACTGTAGCTTGGGCTTCGGATGTAAGCGAAATTGGTTTTTCGCGCAACGGAATAGCTGTCGTTCCTGATGACAGTGCTCCCGAAAACATCGGTTCAGATCAAGCACATTGGTTAGGTTTATCTGCTACAGAAAAAACCTCAACTATCAAAAAGAAAATTGAACAAGGTCCTGTTAAAGAACTTGCCATCACGCAAGAACTACGTCAAAAGGGCTTTGACAATTACGAAACGACCGATGACCATGGTATGCAGATTTTCGGTCTCGTAAAAGATCAAAATGGAACTAAATACTATTTGGTAAAGAACTCTTGGGGTGAAGCCGGTGCTTACAAAGGGATATGGTATGCATCCGAAGCTTTTGTAAAATACAAAACAATCAGTTTTGTTGTAAACAAAGAAGCTGTACCTAAAGACATTGCCTCGAAATTGAAATATTAA
- the gltX gene encoding glutamate--tRNA ligase — protein MMSSKVRVRFAPSPTGPLHIGGVRTALYNYLFAKQQGGDFILRIEDTDSQRFVPGAEDYIIEALTWLGLNFDEGTHIGGKYGPYRQSDRKHIYREYVDILLDKGAAYMAFDTPAELDAKRAEIENFQYDASTRGQMRNSLTLSKEEVQELIDKGENYVIRFKIEPNENITVEDLIRGNVVINSSELDDKVLFKSADNLPTYHLANIVDDHLMEISHVIRGEEWLPSAPLHVLLYRAFGWADTMPKFTHLALLLKPDGKGKLSKRDGDRLGFPVFPLLWTDPKTQEVSSGYRESGYLPHAVVNFLALLGWNPGNDQEIMSMKELIKLFSIERCSKSGAKFDFEKGKWFNHQYIQATSNEELAKLFAPILEKEGIHTNIEYIETVVGLIKERANLISDLWDQSSFFFKAPDSYDEKVVKKRWKEDSSAQIGELCDVLNGISDFSAHNQEEIVKQWIEDKGYHLGNIMNAFRLAIVGESKGPHMFDITATIGKEETLARLKTAISKIK, from the coding sequence ATTATGAGTTCAAAAGTAAGGGTGCGTTTTGCTCCCAGCCCCACAGGTCCATTACACATCGGAGGTGTACGCACAGCACTGTATAACTATCTTTTTGCTAAACAGCAAGGTGGAGATTTTATTCTTCGGATTGAAGATACAGATTCGCAACGTTTCGTTCCGGGTGCCGAGGATTACATCATTGAGGCACTAACGTGGTTAGGTCTGAATTTTGATGAAGGAACTCACATTGGTGGAAAATATGGTCCATACAGACAATCGGACAGAAAACATATCTACAGAGAATATGTGGATATTCTTCTGGATAAAGGTGCTGCTTATATGGCTTTTGACACTCCTGCCGAACTGGATGCCAAAAGAGCTGAAATCGAAAACTTTCAATACGATGCTTCTACGAGAGGTCAAATGAGAAACTCGCTGACTTTATCGAAAGAAGAAGTTCAGGAATTGATCGACAAAGGCGAAAACTACGTTATTCGTTTCAAAATAGAACCCAACGAAAATATTACTGTCGAAGACCTTATCAGAGGTAATGTGGTAATAAACTCATCGGAACTTGACGATAAAGTTTTGTTCAAATCGGCTGACAATTTACCCACCTATCATCTTGCCAATATTGTAGATGATCATTTAATGGAAATATCGCATGTGATAAGAGGCGAAGAATGGTTACCATCTGCCCCTCTACATGTATTGTTATATAGAGCTTTTGGATGGGCGGATACTATGCCTAAATTTACACACCTTGCTTTACTTCTGAAACCTGATGGAAAAGGAAAGCTAAGCAAACGCGATGGCGACCGTTTAGGCTTCCCTGTATTTCCTCTTCTTTGGACTGATCCTAAAACTCAGGAAGTATCTTCGGGATACAGAGAAAGCGGATATCTGCCTCATGCCGTTGTCAACTTCCTAGCCTTATTAGGATGGAATCCCGGTAATGATCAGGAAATTATGTCAATGAAAGAACTTATCAAGCTATTCTCTATCGAGAGATGTAGCAAGAGCGGTGCAAAATTTGACTTCGAAAAAGGAAAATGGTTCAACCATCAATATATTCAAGCTACATCAAATGAAGAATTAGCTAAATTATTTGCCCCTATTTTAGAGAAAGAAGGCATCCATACCAATATTGAATATATCGAAACGGTTGTAGGTCTTATCAAAGAACGTGCAAACTTAATCTCTGACTTATGGGATCAATCTTCGTTCTTCTTCAAAGCACCTGATAGCTACGATGAGAAAGTAGTCAAAAAACGTTGGAAGGAAGATTCATCGGCTCAGATAGGTGAACTGTGTGACGTATTAAATGGAATTTCCGACTTCTCGGCACACAATCAGGAAGAAATTGTAAAGCAATGGATCGAAGATAAAGGATATCATCTAGGTAATATAATGAATGCTTTCAGACTGGCTATCGTAGGCGAGTCGAAAGGTCCTCATATGTTCGACATCACAGCTACAATAGGCAAGGAAGAAACTCTTGCCCGACTGAAAACTGCCATATCTAAAATCAAATAA
- a CDS encoding 3-deoxy-D-manno-octulosonic acid transferase, with protein MYNFIIGLYAFVVYIISPFHKKARLMVKGHRDVFKKLEAEIDPTAKYIWLHAASLGEFEQGRPIIEDIKAKHPHYKILLTFFSPSGYEVRKDYNLADIVCYLPFDRKSKVKRFLKLANPYMAIFIKYEFWYNYVNQLNKRNTPIYMVSAIFRPNQIFFRWYGRLYQKMLHFYSCICVQDENSKQLLNNIGVTNVEVCGDTRFDRVLEIKNNAKPLPLAEAFSKNEKGEKHMTLVAGSSWPKDEDIFVKYFNDTPELKLIIAPHEIHEAHLNYIESILKRPSIRYSKATLENVHQYDCLIIDSFGLLSSLYGYGKIAYVGGGFGVGIHNILEAAVYSIPVFFGPNFKKFREAHQIIEEGGGYPIQDEENFWSLMNEFVEYPQVLTSAGNHAGRYVQDNAGVVTKVMQIINLKD; from the coding sequence ATGTATAATTTTATAATAGGTCTTTACGCTTTTGTCGTATACATCATATCTCCTTTTCATAAAAAAGCTCGATTGATGGTGAAGGGACACAGAGATGTATTCAAAAAACTTGAAGCCGAAATAGATCCCACCGCCAAATACATCTGGCTGCATGCCGCCTCTTTGGGTGAATTTGAGCAAGGTAGACCCATTATTGAAGATATAAAGGCAAAACATCCACACTATAAGATACTTCTCACATTCTTTTCTCCTTCGGGATACGAAGTTCGTAAGGATTATAATTTGGCTGACATAGTATGTTATCTGCCATTCGACAGAAAAAGCAAGGTAAAACGTTTCCTTAAGTTGGCTAATCCCTACATGGCAATTTTCATAAAATACGAATTCTGGTATAATTATGTCAATCAGCTAAACAAAAGAAACACGCCTATTTACATGGTTTCGGCAATCTTTCGCCCCAATCAGATATTTTTCAGATGGTATGGAAGACTTTATCAAAAGATGCTTCATTTTTACTCGTGCATTTGCGTACAAGACGAAAATTCGAAACAACTGCTCAATAATATAGGAGTAACTAATGTTGAAGTTTGCGGAGACACTCGCTTTGATCGGGTTCTCGAAATAAAAAACAATGCCAAACCTCTTCCTCTTGCCGAGGCATTCAGCAAAAACGAAAAGGGGGAAAAGCATATGACGCTAGTCGCAGGAAGCTCATGGCCAAAAGATGAAGATATATTTGTAAAATATTTCAACGACACTCCGGAGTTGAAATTAATCATTGCTCCTCACGAAATACACGAAGCTCATTTAAACTATATCGAAAGCATTTTGAAACGCCCTTCGATTCGTTATTCTAAAGCAACATTAGAAAATGTGCATCAATATGATTGTCTTATTATAGATTCATTTGGCTTATTATCATCACTATACGGATATGGTAAAATTGCTTATGTAGGCGGTGGATTTGGTGTAGGAATTCACAATATATTGGAAGCTGCTGTATACAGCATTCCTGTATTTTTTGGACCCAACTTTAAGAAATTCAGAGAGGCTCATCAAATAATCGAAGAAGGTGGAGGATATCCGATTCAGGATGAAGAAAACTTCTGGAGTCTGATGAATGAATTTGTAGAATACCCTCAGGTCTTAACTTCTGCCGGAAATCATGCAGGACGATATGTACAGGACAACGCAGGTGTAGTTACAAAGGTAATGCAGATTATTAATCTGAAAGACTGA
- a CDS encoding RNA methyltransferase, with translation MRKLKITELNRISPDEFKETAKIPLVVVLDNIRSLNNVGSVFRTSDAFLVEAIYLCGITAIPPNPEIHKTALGAEHSVEWKYFDDTVKAVESLRENGYTVFAIEQVENSTMLDDLQLDSQKKYAIVMGNEVKGVQQAVVDACDGCIEIPQYGTKHSLNVSVTTGIVIWDFFKQLHS, from the coding sequence ATGAGAAAGTTAAAAATAACCGAATTAAATAGGATTTCCCCCGACGAATTTAAAGAGACTGCTAAGATTCCTTTAGTAGTTGTGTTGGATAATATCAGAAGCTTGAATAATGTAGGCTCAGTGTTCAGAACTTCGGATGCTTTCCTTGTTGAAGCAATCTATCTGTGCGGAATAACTGCGATACCTCCCAATCCTGAAATACATAAGACCGCATTAGGTGCGGAACATTCGGTGGAATGGAAATATTTTGATGATACTGTAAAGGCAGTAGAGAGTTTGAGGGAAAATGGATATACTGTTTTTGCTATCGAACAAGTCGAGAACAGTACTATGTTAGATGACCTTCAATTAGATTCTCAAAAGAAATATGCCATAGTAATGGGCAATGAAGTAAAAGGTGTACAACAAGCCGTAGTGGATGCTTGCGATGGATGTATTGAGATTCCTCAATATGGAACAAAGCATTCGTTAAATGTATCTGTAACTACCGGAATTGTTATCTGGGACTTTTTTAAACAACTGCACTCTTAA
- the folB gene encoding dihydroneopterin aldolase, giving the protein METYILLENVEMYANHGVFPQETLVGNLFIINLKLKVDFESASKSDDLDETISYAEVFDLVKKEMSIPSKLLEHVAGRIVRVLKKTFPKIEQIELKISKRNPPVGGQVEYASVMIID; this is encoded by the coding sequence ATGGAAACTTACATATTGCTTGAGAACGTTGAGATGTATGCCAATCATGGAGTCTTTCCTCAGGAGACACTCGTTGGTAATCTCTTTATTATCAATTTGAAACTGAAAGTCGATTTTGAAAGTGCTTCTAAGTCAGATGATTTGGATGAAACTATCAGCTATGCTGAGGTTTTTGATCTCGTAAAAAAAGAAATGTCTATTCCGTCTAAGCTGCTAGAACATGTTGCCGGACGCATCGTCAGAGTGTTAAAAAAGACATTCCCTAAAATTGAACAAATAGAACTAAAAATCTCTAAACGAAATCCACCCGTTGGAGGTCAGGTCGAGTATGCTAGTGTAATGATCATCGATTAA
- a CDS encoding polymer-forming cytoskeletal protein yields the protein MLNRKEIAPAPSGMHNVLSAGTVLTGNLVTQDDIRIDGVIEGNIISRGKIIIGNNGHVSGDVECQTLDLLGKVSGNILCEDTIVLRVTANLIGDITTQVIEIEPGARFTGSCKMKS from the coding sequence ATGCTAAATCGTAAGGAAATTGCACCGGCCCCCAGTGGCATGCATAATGTATTGTCAGCAGGAACTGTCCTGACTGGAAACCTTGTAACACAGGATGACATTCGTATCGATGGAGTTATTGAAGGTAATATCATCAGTCGCGGAAAAATCATCATTGGCAACAATGGTCATGTTTCGGGCGATGTTGAATGCCAAACTCTCGACTTACTAGGCAAGGTATCAGGCAATATATTATGTGAAGATACAATTGTACTTAGAGTTACAGCAAACCTCATCGGAGATATAACTACACAAGTTATAGAGATAGAGCCCGGAGCCCGCTTTACGGGATCCTGCAAAATGAAGAGCTAA
- a CDS encoding aminopeptidase P family protein produces MANPIQRHLASLRKFLEEKQLHAFIIPSTDPHLSEYPAAHWASREWISGFTGSAGTVVVTRDKAGLWTDSRYFLQAAKQLDNTGIDLFREGLPTTPTIEEWLISELSEGNSVGIDGNVYAASEAFQLNVKLTMNRLHLITDYDPFAEIWKDRPQIPTNTIFELPVKYSGVKASKKIAQVCSTIEKQGADSLLVASLDTIAWLFNIRGNDVKCNPVAVCFAYVSKKETVIFINPKKLTQEMGQYFKQENIQVADYDKIFDYVSSIPAHTKICLQGSKVSFALYNKIPKMSRIIDVLSPADLMKSKKNETEQEGIRNAMQRDGVALVKFLMWFEKAVPTGEVEEMTIVDKLTEYRSQQDLYVGESFDTIAGYGPNGAIVHYHVTPESSAKVKPEGLQLIDSGAQYFDGTTDITRTVAVGALTEQMKKDYTMVLKGHIGIATCKYPEGTRGSQIDILARKALWDNGLNYLHGTGHGIGHFLNVHEGPQSIRMNENPTTLQPGMVTSNEPGLYRANQYGIRIENLVLTKEDCVTEFGAFYSLETLTLCPIDTTPIIKEMLTKDEISWFNNYHQYVYDRLSPSLSTEEKEWLKDKTKAI; encoded by the coding sequence ATGGCAAACCCAATACAACGCCATCTGGCTTCTCTAAGAAAGTTTCTTGAAGAAAAACAATTACATGCGTTTATAATCCCAAGTACCGACCCACATCTGAGTGAATATCCGGCTGCGCATTGGGCTTCGAGGGAATGGATTAGCGGATTTACAGGATCGGCGGGTACTGTCGTGGTTACACGAGATAAAGCCGGTTTATGGACTGACTCACGTTACTTTCTTCAAGCAGCAAAACAACTCGATAACACGGGTATCGACCTATTTAGAGAAGGCTTACCTACAACTCCAACTATTGAAGAATGGTTAATATCGGAACTCTCCGAAGGAAATAGTGTTGGTATAGACGGTAACGTATATGCTGCGAGCGAAGCTTTCCAATTAAACGTCAAATTAACAATGAACAGATTGCATCTGATAACAGACTATGATCCTTTTGCTGAAATTTGGAAAGACAGACCTCAGATCCCAACAAATACTATTTTTGAACTTCCTGTAAAATACAGCGGAGTTAAAGCATCTAAAAAAATAGCACAAGTTTGCTCTACAATAGAGAAACAAGGAGCAGACTCGCTTCTGGTAGCATCGCTCGATACTATTGCATGGTTATTTAATATCAGAGGCAATGATGTAAAGTGTAACCCCGTAGCTGTTTGCTTTGCTTATGTTTCAAAAAAGGAGACGGTAATATTTATCAATCCAAAGAAATTGACTCAGGAAATGGGTCAGTATTTCAAACAAGAAAATATACAGGTAGCCGATTACGATAAGATTTTCGATTATGTAAGCTCAATTCCTGCACATACCAAGATTTGCTTACAAGGTTCTAAAGTATCTTTTGCTTTATATAATAAAATACCGAAGATGAGTCGGATAATAGATGTTCTTTCTCCTGCCGATCTTATGAAAAGCAAAAAGAATGAGACTGAGCAAGAAGGCATTCGCAATGCTATGCAACGAGATGGTGTTGCTTTAGTTAAATTCCTCATGTGGTTCGAAAAGGCTGTACCAACAGGCGAAGTCGAAGAAATGACTATTGTAGACAAGCTAACCGAATACAGAAGTCAACAAGACTTATATGTAGGCGAAAGCTTCGATACCATTGCAGGATATGGACCTAATGGAGCTATTGTTCACTATCATGTAACGCCCGAAAGTTCGGCAAAAGTTAAACCCGAAGGACTTCAATTGATAGATTCAGGGGCACAATACTTTGATGGAACTACCGATATTACGCGTACTGTTGCTGTAGGTGCTTTAACAGAGCAAATGAAAAAAGACTATACGATGGTACTTAAAGGTCACATTGGTATAGCTACTTGTAAATATCCCGAAGGAACACGAGGTAGCCAGATTGATATATTAGCAAGAAAAGCCTTATGGGATAACGGACTCAATTATTTACATGGAACAGGACACGGAATAGGTCACTTCCTCAATGTACATGAAGGTCCTCAAAGCATACGGATGAATGAAAATCCAACTACATTACAACCAGGCATGGTAACATCCAACGAGCCGGGATTGTATCGGGCTAATCAATACGGTATTCGTATCGAGAATCTAGTATTAACAAAAGAAGATTGTGTAACCGAGTTCGGAGCATTCTATTCTCTTGAAACGCTTACACTTTGCCCGATAGATACTACACCGATAATTAAAGAAATGTTGACTAAAGATGAGATATCTTGGTTTAATAATTATCATCAATATGTATACGACCGTTTATCGCCCAGTCTTTCTACTGAAGAAAAAGAATGGCTGAAAGATAAAACAAAAGCAATATAA
- a CDS encoding gamma carbonic anhydrase family protein, protein MALIKEVRGFTPQIGKNAFLADNATIIGDVIMGDDCSVWFNAVLRGDVNSIRIGNRVNIQDGTVLHTLYQKSTVEIGDDVSIGHNVVIHGAKIESGALIGMGAIVLDHAVVGEGSIVAAGSVVLSGTIIEPGSIYAGVPAKFVKKVDAEQAKEMNQKIAKNYLMYSGWFKDEE, encoded by the coding sequence ATGGCTTTAATAAAAGAAGTTAGAGGATTTACACCTCAGATAGGAAAAAATGCTTTTTTGGCAGATAATGCAACAATTATAGGAGATGTAATCATGGGTGACGATTGCAGCGTTTGGTTTAATGCTGTACTTCGTGGTGATGTAAACTCAATCCGCATAGGCAATCGTGTGAATATTCAGGATGGTACGGTTTTACATACTCTCTATCAAAAGTCAACTGTTGAAATTGGCGATGATGTATCCATAGGTCACAATGTAGTAATACACGGCGCTAAAATAGAAAGCGGTGCTTTGATCGGTATGGGAGCCATTGTTCTCGATCATGCAGTGGTAGGCGAAGGTTCTATCGTAGCTGCCGGATCGGTAGTACTGAGTGGAACAATCATCGAACCGGGAAGTATTTATGCCGGAGTTCCTGCTAAATTCGTAAAGAAAGTAGACGCTGAACAGGCTAAAGAAATGAATCAAAAAATAGCTAAGAACTATCTGATGTATTCGGGTTGGTTCAAAGATGAAGAGTAA
- a CDS encoding endonuclease/exonuclease/phosphatase family protein, which produces MNAQTMTVATYNIRNDANSDDAKNGNGWKQRLPEVCNLVKYHNFDIFGTQEGLYHQLENMKEQLPEMDYIGVGRDDGKQAGEYSAIFYKKDKFKLLDSGNFWLANNSSKPNMGWDAVCIRICSWGKFKEKTSGKEFYIFNVHTDHVGVKARKEGAKLILEKIKKIAGKKPVILTGDFNDDQTSDSYLLLNTTHQIRDTYELSPIKYANNGTFNSFNLTRKTDERIDHIFVNNDFKVIRYGILTDIYWDKNSLPRIPSDHYPVAAEVEFKK; this is translated from the coding sequence ATGAACGCCCAAACAATGACTGTGGCAACATACAACATTCGTAATGATGCCAATTCGGACGATGCCAAAAACGGAAACGGATGGAAACAACGTCTACCCGAAGTTTGTAATCTGGTAAAATACCATAATTTCGATATTTTCGGTACACAAGAAGGGTTATATCATCAATTGGAGAATATGAAAGAACAATTGCCTGAGATGGACTATATCGGTGTAGGTCGTGACGATGGTAAGCAGGCAGGAGAATATTCTGCTATATTTTACAAAAAAGACAAGTTTAAGTTACTCGATTCGGGTAATTTCTGGTTAGCCAATAATTCTTCGAAACCCAATATGGGATGGGATGCCGTATGTATCCGCATCTGTTCATGGGGTAAATTTAAAGAAAAAACATCCGGAAAAGAATTCTACATCTTCAATGTACACACCGATCATGTAGGAGTTAAAGCACGCAAAGAAGGAGCTAAACTGATTCTCGAAAAGATAAAAAAAATAGCTGGTAAAAAACCTGTTATATTGACGGGCGATTTCAATGACGATCAAACCAGCGACAGTTATTTGTTATTGAACACCACGCATCAGATACGTGATACTTACGAACTATCGCCTATTAAGTATGCTAACAACGGAACTTTTAACTCTTTCAATTTAACCCGAAAAACAGATGAGCGTATAGACCATATATTTGTCAACAACGACTTTAAAGTTATACGCTATGGTATTTTGACCGATATTTATTGGGATAAAAACAGCCTGCCCCGTATCCCTTCGGATCATTATCCGGTAGCAGCCGAAGTTGAATTCAAAAAGTAA
- the pbpC gene encoding penicillin-binding protein 1C: MKQKIKEWINRYKTAKLKYKIAIPACTILVIWYIFCLPSPLFDVPYSTVVSDRENELLGARIANDQQWRFPSVDSVPEKYRVCVTQFEDQYFKYHWGINPVSLFRAIKQNITQKRIVSGASTITMQTIRLSRKEKRTFGEKLIEMILATRLEFSYSKDEIISLYASHAPMGGNVVGIEAASWRYFGHQSSTLSWAEAATLAVLPNSPAIMHFGRNREKLLNKRNNLLKHLKEKGIIDEVDYELSIAEPLPFEPYALPQIAPHLVTKIYVEQGGKHIRSTIDKRQQLLVENILSRWNAEFAQNEINNIAAVVIDIEKNEVVAYCGNVNFDKSISANQVDVIQAPRSTGSILKPFLYCAMLQDGQILPNQLLADIPININGFSPKNFSLNYDGAAPASEALARSLNIPFVVSLRKYGIPKFYTLLKDAGMTTLSRSPDTYGLSLILGGAEGKLWDITSMYAHMAQSLNDYNREQRYWKHKPISYIYNEDNNEPIERITRPLFEAGAIWLTFDALTNVNRPEEIDWRSIPSMQKIAWKTGTSFGFRDGWAVGVNPKYAVGVWVGNSDGEGRPGLTGARTAGMVMFDIFNSLPASRWFVTPENDLTKVEVCKESGMLTGVNCPETSADTIWITKKGTETDACNFHIRINVSEDYKYRVYENCAGNRGIIQTSWFVLPPSWEWFYKEQHPSYQMLPPFSPECMDEDQTKTMEFIYPFANGVISIPKQLDGSPGKVVFELAHRNPQTKVFWHLDDTYVGETQNFHKKELAPAIGKHKLTVVDETGSSLVLNFTVK, translated from the coding sequence ATGAAACAGAAGATCAAAGAGTGGATAAACAGATATAAAACTGCCAAACTTAAATATAAGATAGCCATTCCGGCATGTACTATTTTAGTTATCTGGTATATCTTTTGTCTACCCTCTCCACTCTTTGATGTTCCATACAGCACCGTTGTTTCCGATAGAGAAAACGAACTCTTAGGAGCACGTATCGCCAACGATCAGCAATGGCGTTTTCCTTCGGTCGATTCCGTACCTGAAAAGTACCGCGTTTGCGTAACTCAATTCGAAGACCAATACTTCAAATACCATTGGGGAATCAATCCGGTTTCTCTTTTCAGAGCTATTAAGCAAAATATCACTCAAAAACGTATCGTAAGCGGAGCTAGTACCATTACGATGCAAACAATCCGCCTATCGAGAAAGGAGAAACGAACTTTCGGCGAAAAGCTTATCGAAATGATATTGGCTACCCGTCTCGAATTTTCGTATTCAAAAGACGAAATCATCAGCCTATACGCCTCTCATGCCCCTATGGGCGGTAATGTAGTTGGAATAGAAGCCGCATCGTGGCGATATTTCGGACATCAATCTTCTACCTTGTCATGGGCAGAAGCTGCCACTCTAGCCGTGCTGCCTAATTCTCCTGCAATTATGCACTTTGGTCGCAACAGAGAGAAACTCTTAAACAAACGAAACAACCTACTTAAACATCTAAAGGAAAAGGGTATCATTGACGAAGTCGATTATGAGCTTTCGATAGCTGAACCACTACCCTTCGAACCTTATGCTTTACCTCAAATTGCACCTCACCTTGTTACTAAAATATATGTGGAACAAGGCGGTAAACACATACGTTCCACCATCGATAAACGTCAGCAGTTACTTGTTGAAAATATTCTATCAAGATGGAATGCCGAATTCGCACAGAATGAAATAAACAATATTGCAGCTGTAGTTATTGATATTGAGAAAAACGAAGTGGTTGCTTATTGTGGAAACGTCAATTTCGACAAAAGCATCTCAGCCAATCAGGTGGATGTTATTCAGGCACCACGAAGCACCGGAAGTATATTAAAACCATTTCTTTATTGTGCAATGCTTCAGGATGGGCAAATACTCCCCAACCAACTATTAGCTGATATACCAATCAATATAAATGGCTTTAGTCCTAAAAATTTCAGTTTGAATTATGACGGAGCTGCACCAGCATCCGAAGCATTGGCTCGTTCGTTGAATATTCCTTTTGTTGTATCACTGCGTAAATACGGAATACCTAAATTTTATACTTTATTGAAAGATGCAGGTATGACAACTTTGTCACGTTCGCCTGATACTTACGGACTTTCGCTTATTCTGGGAGGTGCCGAAGGTAAATTATGGGACATTACCTCGATGTATGCTCATATGGCACAATCTTTGAACGATTACAATCGGGAACAGCGTTACTGGAAGCACAAACCGATCTCGTATATCTACAACGAGGATAATAATGAACCGATTGAACGTATTACGAGACCATTATTCGAAGCCGGTGCTATCTGGCTGACCTTTGATGCTCTGACGAATGTAAATCGTCCTGAGGAGATCGACTGGAGGTCAATACCATCTATGCAAAAAATTGCATGGAAGACCGGTACAAGCTTTGGCTTTCGCGACGGTTGGGCAGTAGGAGTCAATCCCAAGTATGCCGTAGGCGTATGGGTGGGAAATTCTGACGGAGAAGGTCGTCCGGGATTAACAGGAGCACGTACTGCCGGAATGGTAATGTTCGATATATTCAATTCATTACCTGCCTCCCGTTGGTTTGTTACTCCGGAAAATGATCTTACAAAAGTCGAAGTGTGTAAAGAAAGTGGTATGTTGACGGGAGTAAATTGCCCCGAAACATCTGCCGATACAATATGGATTACTAAAAAAGGAACGGAAACCGATGCTTGTAATTTCCATATCAGGATAAATGTATCCGAAGATTATAAATACAGGGTATATGAAAATTGTGCCGGAAACAGAGGTATAATACAGACTTCGTGGTTTGTTTTACCACCTTCGTGGGAATGGTTTTATAAGGAACAGCATCCGTCTTATCAGATGCTTCCGCCATTTTCGCCCGAATGTATGGATGAAGACCAGACCAAAACAATGGAGTTTATATATCCGTTTGCCAATGGTGTAATAAGCATACCCAAACAATTGGACGGATCGCCCGGTAAAGTGGTTTTTGAGTTGGCACATCGCAACCCGCAGACCAAAGTATTCTGGCATCTGGATGATACTTATGTAGGCGAAACTCAAAATTTTCACAAAAAAGAGTTAGCACCGGCAATAGGTAAACATAAATTGACTGTGGTAGATGAAACTGGTAGTTCGCTGGTTCTGAACTTTACTGTAAAATAA